A single region of the Ptychodera flava strain L36383 chromosome 9, AS_Pfla_20210202, whole genome shotgun sequence genome encodes:
- the LOC139141253 gene encoding peptidyl-lysine N-acetyltransferase YiaC-like, which yields MSTNLVPEEGMRKFYLIMRHKLLPKWEKHVAVSGTQLVGYIALEGNFVNGLFVLPEFQGRGIGRRLLDRAVQIHGPLRVSVYSNNTKATEFYEKYGFEGIEERHEPDFDLMEWIMEMPSAPSSQEQ from the coding sequence ATGTCAACGAACCTTGTACCGGAGGAAGGCATGAGAAAGTTCTATCTGATCATGCGTCATAAACTGCTGCCGAAATGGGAGAAACATGTCGCCGTTTCCGGTACCCAACTCGTCGGTTACATTGCATTGGAGGGGAACTTTGTGAATGGTCTTTTTGTTCTGCCGGAGTTCCAGGGCAGAGGTATAGGTCGAAGGTTACTCGATAGAGCTGTCCAAATACACGGGCCACTGAGAGTGTCTGTGTACTCCAACAACACAAAGGCGACGGAGTTCTATGAGAAGTATGGATTCGAAGGCATTGAAGAACGACATGAACCTGATTTTGATTTGATGGAATGGATTATGGAAATGCCAAGTGCGCCATCTTCCCAAGAACAGTAA